One segment of Aquimarina sp. BL5 DNA contains the following:
- a CDS encoding DUF6443 domain-containing protein, with protein sequence MKNIVTQIATVLLVLVSVVVTAQTADTVIIENETINASSDPALLNISAGQKIIIKPTTWIQPGTVFSATISGDPYVNPLLSTDENYVFTRVYQKEKTSFSEVSNNSDVIESITYFDGLGRATQQIGIKASPDKKDIVTHMEYDTYGRQAKQYLPFERQNEVIGSYDPVDVITDINSYYKTKYPNDFIGMAEADVNAYSETIFEKSPLSRPLKQAAPGLDWIAKTTGDDHTIKLDRRANNAADDVVYFRVNFIDGNTEAPSLVKVGDYPDNELFVNITKDENWVTGDGDNHTTQEFTDKSGRVILKRTFNSSPSGGGAAGGGGAHDTYYVYDDFGNLTYVIPPKVIVSDGISSSELNELCYQYIYDYRNRLIEKKIPGKGWEYIVYNKLDQPVLTQDANQRAKSPKEWLFTKYDALGRVAYTGIIKNDQNRLTIQDSADNNTSYTQYETKQSNSSTIAATSVYYTNNTIPGYIDKILTVNYYDNYEVGNLVTFNPANGSGTWEGMTATAEVKGLPTVSQVRVLGTDQWITTATYYDNKGRAWETHIKNDYLGTEDWILNKLDFVGKVLKTRTTHTKDNNAAIVTIDTFIYDHMGRLLDQKQTINNQAEERIISNTYDALGQLESKEIGGGLQDVDYTYNVRGWLKEINEGTTDNGDLFGFTINYNTTTENLGAIALYNGNISETSWKTANDNTKRAYGYQYDALNRILAGTSSDGRYNLSNVSYDKNGNIETLQRTGAIVTNPDRSRSGDFGMMDHLAYEYDAGNRLLKVTDEVTMPFGFTKNATVAGDEYQYDVNGNMTVDHNKGISSISYNHLNLPNTVAISNSEGTGNITYIYDATGVKQKKVVSGGSSLATEYAGNHVYENGQLKFFNHAEGYIEPNGEGEFDYVYQYKDHLGNIRLSFSDKDKDGKIDVLRNNADADGDNDYAHEILQEKNYYPFGLQHKGYNDLIVSEHNYGFTGKEEQDELGLGWIDITARNYNPEIGRWMNIDPLADQFPSLSPYNYALNNPLNFVDFDGKAPDPVLLKVVQNAIQNFAVTYAINKINAAHQKVFGKTSLDRPVISSIPKGEKKYIFEEGYLNALLGTNEVNFDGKVALNGRNFDIIGSFHKKSNNSYHEINSVDVLTGKDGSRYTSYASGFDGGFVVELTGGTTTIMRLYLPDAETHKIFENLLNKSGEDYLNNLIQENPELAKLFGLANLKDEVDNLYNSFGRDNPYDENSEQGKRYLRIRNTYRDRRNTYRNEEHFFEELRKKINLDIK encoded by the coding sequence ATGAAAAATATTGTAACACAAATTGCTACAGTCTTGCTAGTTTTAGTAAGCGTAGTGGTAACTGCCCAAACAGCAGATACAGTAATTATAGAAAACGAAACCATTAATGCATCTAGCGATCCGGCATTACTTAATATAAGCGCAGGTCAAAAAATTATCATTAAACCAACCACTTGGATACAACCGGGTACTGTATTTTCTGCAACGATTTCTGGAGATCCTTATGTAAATCCATTATTAAGCACTGACGAGAATTATGTATTTACACGAGTGTATCAAAAGGAGAAGACCAGTTTTTCTGAAGTTAGCAATAATAGTGATGTGATCGAAAGCATTACCTACTTTGATGGATTAGGTCGTGCTACGCAACAAATAGGGATCAAAGCCTCTCCTGATAAAAAGGATATTGTAACTCATATGGAATATGATACTTATGGAAGACAAGCAAAACAGTATTTACCTTTCGAGAGACAAAATGAAGTTATAGGAAGTTATGACCCCGTTGATGTTATTACAGATATTAATAGTTATTATAAAACAAAATATCCTAATGATTTTATCGGAATGGCAGAAGCTGATGTCAATGCCTATTCAGAGACTATTTTTGAGAAATCTCCATTAAGTAGACCTTTAAAACAGGCTGCACCAGGATTAGACTGGATTGCAAAAACTACAGGAGATGATCATACCATAAAATTAGATAGAAGGGCCAATAATGCCGCGGATGATGTGGTCTATTTTAGAGTAAACTTTATAGACGGCAATACCGAAGCGCCTAGCTTGGTAAAAGTGGGAGATTATCCAGATAATGAACTCTTTGTAAACATTACCAAAGATGAGAATTGGGTCACGGGTGATGGTGATAATCACACTACACAGGAATTCACTGATAAATCTGGTAGAGTCATTCTAAAGCGTACTTTTAACTCCTCTCCCTCTGGGGGAGGTGCCGCAGGCGGAGGGGGAGCACACGATACCTATTATGTATACGATGATTTTGGGAATCTTACCTATGTCATTCCTCCAAAAGTTATAGTAAGTGATGGAATTTCTTCAAGTGAGCTCAATGAGCTCTGTTATCAATATATCTATGATTATAGAAACCGATTGATCGAAAAGAAAATACCAGGAAAAGGATGGGAGTATATTGTATATAATAAACTCGATCAGCCGGTGCTAACTCAGGATGCCAACCAAAGAGCAAAATCCCCAAAAGAATGGTTGTTTACGAAATATGATGCTTTGGGCAGAGTTGCGTATACTGGAATTATAAAAAATGATCAAAATCGTTTAACAATACAAGATTCGGCAGATAACAATACAAGTTATACCCAGTATGAAACTAAGCAAAGTAATAGCAGCACAATAGCAGCAACATCGGTATATTATACGAATAATACTATTCCTGGGTATATTGATAAGATCTTAACCGTCAACTACTACGATAATTATGAAGTTGGAAATCTAGTAACTTTTAATCCAGCTAATGGCTCCGGAACCTGGGAAGGTATGACAGCAACTGCAGAAGTAAAAGGCTTACCAACGGTATCCCAAGTTAGAGTGTTAGGAACTGATCAATGGATTACTACCGCTACCTATTATGATAATAAAGGAAGAGCTTGGGAAACCCATATAAAAAATGATTATCTCGGTACTGAAGATTGGATTTTAAATAAATTGGATTTTGTGGGCAAGGTTTTAAAAACCCGAACTACCCACACCAAAGACAACAATGCTGCGATAGTAACCATTGATACCTTTATCTATGATCATATGGGGAGATTGTTAGATCAAAAGCAAACGATTAATAATCAAGCAGAAGAGCGAATCATATCAAATACCTATGATGCATTAGGACAATTGGAGTCTAAAGAAATAGGCGGTGGATTACAAGATGTAGATTATACCTATAATGTTAGAGGTTGGTTAAAAGAAATTAATGAGGGCACCACAGATAATGGAGATTTATTTGGTTTTACGATTAATTACAACACCACTACAGAAAACTTAGGAGCAATTGCATTGTATAATGGTAATATTAGTGAAACCAGTTGGAAAACTGCTAATGATAATACCAAAAGGGCTTATGGATACCAGTATGATGCATTGAATAGAATTCTTGCCGGAACGAGTAGTGATGGTAGGTATAACTTAAGTAATGTATCCTATGACAAAAACGGAAATATCGAAACCTTACAAAGAACCGGTGCCATTGTAACAAACCCAGATCGAAGTAGATCTGGTGATTTTGGCATGATGGATCATCTTGCCTACGAATATGATGCAGGGAACAGGTTATTAAAAGTTACCGACGAGGTAACTATGCCTTTTGGGTTTACCAAGAATGCCACAGTTGCAGGAGATGAGTATCAATATGATGTTAACGGTAATATGACTGTGGATCATAATAAAGGAATATCCAGTATTAGTTATAATCATTTAAACTTACCTAATACTGTTGCCATTTCTAATAGTGAAGGAACAGGAAATATTACTTATATTTACGATGCCACCGGAGTAAAACAAAAGAAAGTTGTCTCTGGAGGAAGTTCTTTAGCAACAGAATACGCTGGTAACCACGTGTATGAAAACGGACAACTTAAGTTCTTTAACCATGCAGAAGGGTATATAGAACCTAATGGAGAAGGTGAGTTTGATTACGTATACCAATATAAAGACCATCTGGGAAATATAAGACTCTCATTTTCTGATAAGGATAAAGATGGGAAAATTGATGTGCTGAGAAATAATGCAGATGCAGACGGTGATAATGATTATGCTCACGAAATCTTACAAGAAAAGAATTATTATCCCTTTGGACTACAACATAAAGGGTACAATGACCTCATTGTATCAGAACATAACTATGGTTTTACTGGTAAAGAAGAACAGGATGAACTTGGTTTGGGATGGATAGATATTACCGCACGTAATTATAATCCTGAAATTGGTAGATGGATGAATATTGATCCATTGGCAGATCAATTCCCTTCTTTATCACCATATAATTATGCCTTGAATAATCCTCTTAATTTCGTTGATTTTGATGGAAAAGCTCCTGATCCCGTTTTATTGAAAGTTGTACAAAATGCTATACAAAATTTTGCTGTAACCTATGCAATAAATAAAATTAATGCTGCTCATCAAAAAGTTTTTGGTAAAACAAGTTTAGATCGCCCAGTAATTTCTTCAATACCTAAAGGAGAAAAAAAATACATATTTGAAGAAGGTTATTTAAATGCTTTGTTAGGAACAAATGAAGTCAATTTTGATGGGAAGGTCGCTCTGAACGGAAGAAATTTCGATATAATAGGCTCCTTTCATAAAAAAAGTAATAATAGTTATCACGAGATTAATTCAGTTGATGTACTAACTGGGAAGGATGGAAGCAGATATACTTCTTATGCATCTGGATTTGATGGAGGATTTGTTGTCGAGTTGACGGGAGGTACAACAACCATCATGAGACTTTATCTTCCCGATGCAGAAACTCACAAGATTTTTGAAA